A part of Larkinella insperata genomic DNA contains:
- a CDS encoding saccharopine dehydrogenase family protein, producing MATLNRENYAMAKVLIIGAGGVGSVVAHKCAMNADVFTEIMLASRTVSKCEKIAAEIREMHGVAIKTAQVDADIVAELVILIKQFKPELVINVALPYQDLTIMEACLETKVHYLDTANYEPKDVAKFEYSWQWAYQERFKQAGLMALLGCGFDPGATQVFTAYAAKHHFDEMHYLDIVDCNAGNHGKAFATNFNPEINIREITQPGRYWENGEWIEIEPMSIHKPIEYPEIGPRESYVLFHEELESLVKHFPTLKRARFWMTFGQQYITHLQVLENVGMTSIKPIKFQGTEIVPLEFLKAVLPPPDTLGENYTGQTSIGCQIKGIKDGQEKTYFIWNNCDHAETYKEVRGQAVSYTTGVPAMIGAMLMLKGVWMQPGVWNCEQLDPDPFIEQMNQQGLPVQEQINQPLTVEN from the coding sequence ATGGCAACCTTAAATCGCGAAAATTACGCAATGGCTAAAGTGCTCATTATTGGTGCCGGTGGAGTCGGCAGTGTCGTAGCGCACAAATGCGCGATGAATGCGGACGTCTTTACGGAGATTATGCTGGCCAGTCGGACGGTGTCCAAATGCGAAAAAATTGCCGCCGAAATCCGGGAAATGCACGGGGTGGCAATCAAAACGGCGCAGGTCGATGCCGATATTGTGGCCGAACTGGTGATCCTGATCAAGCAATTCAAACCCGAGCTGGTGATCAACGTTGCCCTGCCGTACCAGGATTTGACCATCATGGAGGCTTGTCTGGAAACCAAAGTTCATTACCTCGACACGGCCAACTACGAGCCCAAAGATGTGGCCAAATTTGAGTATAGCTGGCAATGGGCGTACCAGGAACGGTTTAAGCAGGCCGGTCTGATGGCGCTGCTCGGTTGTGGTTTCGATCCCGGCGCTACGCAGGTCTTTACGGCCTACGCGGCTAAGCATCATTTTGACGAGATGCATTACCTGGACATCGTCGACTGCAACGCTGGAAACCACGGCAAGGCCTTTGCTACCAACTTCAACCCCGAAATCAACATCCGGGAGATTACCCAGCCCGGACGGTATTGGGAAAACGGCGAATGGATCGAGATCGAACCCATGTCGATTCACAAACCAATTGAATACCCCGAAATTGGCCCCCGGGAATCGTACGTGCTCTTTCACGAAGAGCTCGAATCGCTGGTCAAACACTTCCCAACCCTGAAGCGGGCGCGCTTCTGGATGACGTTTGGACAGCAGTACATCACCCACTTGCAGGTGCTGGAGAATGTGGGTATGACCAGCATCAAACCCATCAAATTTCAAGGAACCGAAATTGTTCCGCTGGAGTTTCTGAAAGCCGTATTGCCCCCGCCCGACACGCTCGGCGAAAACTACACCGGCCAGACGTCAATTGGCTGCCAGATCAAGGGCATTAAAGACGGTCAGGAAAAAACGTATTTCATCTGGAACAACTGCGACCACGCCGAAACCTATAAAGAAGTCCGCGGACAGGCCGTCAGCTACACCACGGGTGTTCCGGCCATGATCGGCGCTATGCTGATGCTAAAAGGAGTCTGGATGCAACCCGGTGTCTGGAACTGCGAACAATTGGACCCCGATCCGTTCATCGAACAAATGAACCAGCAGGGCCTCCCCGTTCAGGAACAAATCAACCAGCCGCTTAC
- a CDS encoding WapI family immunity protein, producing MKLTSKTGSFELLIKGYGIKATNWRERNSLLCELSTERHQECCKRSAPLQTYEIRRLINNLKQLWDRASNHVTVSFAEPGLNMEGSSLPNGNYHLQIQLDHSLTPTWHTYPDFPLQMDVTLTRLQLRETIKDLARQLSLFPER from the coding sequence ATGAAACTTACTAGCAAAACCGGTTCATTCGAACTCCTCATCAAAGGGTACGGCATCAAAGCCACCAACTGGCGTGAACGCAACAGCCTGCTCTGCGAGCTATCGACCGAACGGCATCAGGAATGCTGCAAACGATCGGCCCCCCTGCAAACGTATGAAATCCGGCGGCTGATTAACAACCTGAAACAGCTCTGGGATCGTGCCAGCAACCACGTTACGGTTTCTTTTGCCGAACCGGGGCTGAATATGGAAGGATCTTCCCTGCCCAACGGGAATTATCATCTCCAGATTCAACTCGATCATTCGCTGACGCCGACCTGGCATACGTACCCTGACTTTCCGTTGCAGATGGATGTAACCTTAACCCGGCTCCAGCTGCGTGAAACCATCAAGGACCTGGCCAGACAGCTCTCTCTTTTTCCCGAACGATAA
- a CDS encoding TetR/AcrR family transcriptional regulator: MARLLQAVGEVISERGVNRVGINAVAEKAGVNKVLIYRYFGGWDGLLQQFLTEGNFLTEYNKQFLETNTASAPNACQTRIDYLTGLLRQLKSHPPAQEMLKWEISNPSSSVSQQLVINRNESYQQVLDKFFKTENEDLNTVTAVLTSGIAMLLLIAPSQKQFMDLNLQSEEGWQRIEHAIGRIYNSLQ, encoded by the coding sequence ATGGCACGCTTACTTCAGGCCGTCGGTGAGGTAATTTCAGAACGAGGTGTCAACCGGGTTGGGATCAATGCAGTGGCCGAAAAGGCTGGCGTCAACAAAGTACTTATCTACCGGTATTTTGGCGGCTGGGACGGTCTTCTCCAGCAGTTTCTGACGGAAGGCAATTTTCTGACAGAATACAATAAACAGTTCCTGGAAACGAATACAGCGTCTGCGCCGAACGCTTGTCAAACCCGCATTGACTACCTGACAGGTCTGCTCCGCCAATTGAAGAGCCACCCCCCTGCCCAGGAGATGCTGAAATGGGAAATCAGTAACCCCAGTTCATCGGTAAGCCAGCAACTGGTTATCAACCGGAATGAATCGTACCAACAAGTCCTCGACAAATTCTTTAAGACTGAAAATGAGGACCTTAATACCGTTACGGCCGTTCTGACCTCGGGAATTGCCATGTTGCTGTTGATTGCGCCCAGCCAGAAGCAATTCATGGATCTCAACTTACAATCCGAAGAAGGCTGGCAGCGAATCGAGCACGCCATTGGCCGGATTTATAATTCGTTGCAGTAA
- a CDS encoding aminopeptidase P family protein produces the protein MKYTSISNELFIRNRRRLAELLKPKSLVVLHANDIMPTNADGSMGFRQSNDLFYLSGVDQEETILVLFPDHPDERFREVLFLRETNELIEIWEGHKLTKEEAEQTSGISRKTVFWTHEFERVFIQMVFEAEHIYLNTNEHTRNSSEVETRDARNIRQFREKYPLHHYERLAPLMHNLRAIKQPEEVTLLKEAVRITEDGFRRLLGFVKPGVWEYEIEAELLHEFVRQRSRGFAYEPIIATGPNACVLHYLQNNQQCQDGQVILLDVAAEYGNYNADLTRSIPVSGRFTDRQKAVYQAVLNVMKEATKMLVPGNLWDEYHKEVGKVMESELIGLGLLDRHEVAKQDPDAPLYRKYFMHGTSHFLGLDVHDVGNKYRRFESGMVFTCEPGIYIRQEGLGIRLENNILITDDGNIDLMASIPVEIEEIEDLMNK, from the coding sequence ATGAAATATACGTCCATTAGCAACGAATTGTTCATCCGAAACCGCCGGCGACTGGCGGAATTATTAAAGCCTAAATCGCTGGTGGTTCTGCACGCCAACGACATTATGCCGACGAATGCCGACGGCTCGATGGGCTTCCGGCAGAGCAACGACCTCTTCTACCTCTCTGGTGTGGATCAGGAAGAAACCATTCTGGTGCTGTTTCCCGATCACCCGGACGAGCGGTTTCGGGAAGTTTTGTTTCTGCGCGAAACCAACGAACTAATTGAAATCTGGGAAGGCCACAAACTCACCAAAGAGGAAGCCGAACAAACCTCGGGCATTTCCCGGAAAACGGTATTCTGGACCCACGAGTTCGAGCGGGTTTTTATTCAGATGGTGTTTGAAGCCGAGCACATCTACCTGAATACCAACGAACACACCCGCAATTCGTCGGAGGTGGAAACGCGTGATGCCCGCAACATCCGGCAGTTCAGGGAAAAGTATCCGCTCCACCACTATGAGCGGCTGGCTCCGCTGATGCACAACCTGCGCGCCATCAAACAACCCGAAGAAGTGACGCTGCTCAAGGAAGCCGTTCGGATCACGGAAGACGGTTTTCGGCGGCTACTCGGCTTTGTTAAACCCGGGGTTTGGGAGTACGAGATCGAGGCCGAGTTGCTACACGAGTTTGTCCGGCAGCGTTCGCGCGGGTTTGCTTACGAACCCATTATTGCCACAGGTCCCAACGCCTGCGTACTGCACTACCTCCAGAATAACCAGCAATGCCAGGACGGGCAGGTGATTCTGCTGGATGTGGCCGCCGAATACGGCAATTACAACGCCGACCTGACGCGCAGCATACCCGTGAGCGGCCGGTTTACGGACCGGCAGAAAGCCGTCTACCAGGCTGTGCTAAACGTGATGAAGGAAGCCACAAAGATGCTGGTGCCGGGTAACCTCTGGGATGAATACCACAAGGAAGTAGGCAAGGTTATGGAATCGGAGCTGATTGGTCTGGGCCTGCTCGATCGCCACGAAGTGGCCAAGCAAGACCCGGATGCTCCCCTGTACCGGAAGTATTTCATGCACGGGACCTCGCACTTCCTGGGTCTGGACGTTCACGATGTCGGCAACAAATACCGGCGGTTTGAGTCAGGCATGGTTTTTACCTGCGAACCGGGCATCTATATACGCCAGGAGGGCCTGGGCATCCGGCTCGAAAACAACATCCTGATTACGGACGACGGGAACATCGATTTAATGGCTTCCATTCCGGTGGAAATTGAAGAAATCGAGGACCTGATGAATAAATAA
- a CDS encoding S8 family serine peptidase produces MKKIVLLLFGIIVGWTGTTNAQSKYWITLTDKPSTSPPSLSIRTIANRQSLGLPVDETDLPLNPAYLQALSDGGIRPLHQSRWLNAVSAELSPAQIQQVKALPFVKELVPLDRNIVINSIDHDVTKTQMAPVMSQIQADVFGRAGISAKNVTIGVIDAGYFGADSASALKHIFQRNGIKAIRDHVNPGRARDAFFGSLETLSDFHGTEVMAAIAGHDPNENIQYGLATEATFYLARTDHGAREFRGEEDNWIAAMEWMDSLGVRIINTSLGYAKGFTNPKENYQPSQMDGHTSLISKAAQLAADKKGILVIVSAGNEGDDRSWRIISTPADAQGVLAVGATNHKVWNRIGYSSIGPEFLPYMKPNVSCFSLYGTSLSAPVITGFAACLMQANPKLTNKELISIIEKSSHLYPYGNNYIGYGVPQASRALALAKGQSTAATARSIKASGKTYSLPLAEYADASVSVFHKKDDFRVIQQEAMRVQNGALVLRRNHDEKRTTVDLKKEVIEIIWQ; encoded by the coding sequence ATGAAAAAAATTGTTTTGCTTCTTTTTGGGATAATAGTCGGCTGGACCGGTACCACGAACGCCCAATCCAAGTACTGGATTACGCTGACGGACAAGCCGTCTACCAGCCCGCCATCCCTTTCCATCCGCACCATTGCCAATCGACAGTCGCTGGGCCTGCCCGTCGACGAAACCGACCTGCCGCTCAACCCGGCTTACCTGCAAGCCTTGTCGGATGGGGGCATTCGCCCGCTGCACCAGTCGCGCTGGCTTAACGCCGTCTCGGCGGAACTGAGTCCCGCGCAAATTCAGCAGGTTAAAGCCTTACCGTTCGTGAAAGAATTGGTCCCGCTTGATCGAAATATTGTCATTAATAGCATCGACCACGACGTTACCAAAACCCAGATGGCGCCGGTGATGTCGCAAATTCAAGCCGATGTATTCGGGCGGGCGGGCATCTCGGCCAAAAATGTAACCATCGGCGTTATTGATGCCGGTTATTTCGGGGCCGACTCCGCCAGCGCGTTGAAGCATATTTTTCAGCGCAACGGGATTAAAGCCATCCGGGATCACGTCAATCCGGGCCGCGCCCGCGACGCTTTTTTCGGTTCACTCGAAACCCTGTCCGATTTCCACGGTACGGAAGTGATGGCGGCCATTGCGGGGCACGATCCAAACGAAAATATTCAGTACGGTCTGGCAACAGAAGCAACCTTCTACCTGGCCCGCACCGACCACGGCGCCCGCGAATTCCGGGGTGAAGAAGACAACTGGATTGCCGCCATGGAGTGGATGGACAGCCTGGGGGTGCGCATTATCAACACCTCGCTCGGTTACGCCAAAGGGTTTACCAATCCGAAAGAAAACTACCAGCCCAGCCAGATGGACGGCCATACGAGCCTCATCAGCAAAGCCGCGCAACTGGCCGCGGATAAAAAAGGAATTCTGGTCATTGTGTCGGCCGGTAACGAGGGCGACGACCGCTCGTGGCGCATCATCTCCACCCCCGCCGACGCGCAAGGCGTTCTGGCCGTTGGCGCCACCAACCACAAAGTTTGGAACCGCATCGGCTACAGCAGCATCGGTCCCGAATTTCTGCCCTACATGAAGCCCAATGTTTCCTGCTTCTCGTTGTACGGCACCTCCCTCTCCGCGCCCGTCATCACCGGTTTTGCGGCCTGTCTGATGCAGGCCAATCCCAAATTGACAAACAAGGAGTTGATCAGCATTATCGAAAAATCGTCGCACCTGTACCCCTACGGTAATAATTACATCGGCTACGGTGTTCCGCAGGCTTCCCGGGCGCTGGCGCTGGCAAAAGGTCAGTCGACGGCCGCCACGGCCCGTTCCATCAAGGCTTCCGGCAAAACGTACTCGTTGCCGCTGGCGGAGTATGCTGATGCCTCGGTATCAGTTTTTCACAAGAAAGACGACTTTAGGGTTATTCAGCAGGAGGCCATGCGCGTCCAGAACGGCGCACTCGTTCTGCGCCGAAACCACGACGAGAAGCGCACGACGGTGGATTTGAAAAAGGAAGTAATCGAGATTATCTGGCAGTAA
- the rfaD gene encoding ADP-glyceromanno-heptose 6-epimerase produces the protein MIIVTGATGFIGSCLISRLNQENFNAIIAVDDFSREDKLANLEGKRILERVDREEFFSWLDDNYHEIEFLFHIGARTDTTEFDRSIFEHLNVEYSKKIWQKCIDYQIPLVYASSAATYGLGELGYDDNESLIPQLKPLNPYGDSKNDFDKWVLEQERHPFFWAGLKFFNVYGPNEYHKDRMASVIYHAFCQVRVKGSMKLFRSHNPNFADGEQMRDFIYVKDVVDVCLFLMHHRRNSGIYNLGSGKARTFLDLANNTFQAMGVTPQIEFVDTPEDIRDKYQYYTQASMSKLRSIGYTQPFQSLEEGIADYVKNYLVPGNYL, from the coding sequence ATGATAATTGTTACGGGCGCAACCGGCTTCATTGGGAGCTGTCTGATCTCAAGATTGAATCAGGAAAACTTCAACGCCATCATTGCCGTTGATGATTTTTCACGGGAAGATAAGCTTGCCAACCTGGAAGGAAAACGGATCCTGGAACGGGTCGACCGCGAAGAGTTTTTTAGCTGGCTCGATGACAATTACCACGAAATTGAATTTCTGTTCCACATCGGTGCCCGGACCGACACAACCGAGTTCGACCGGAGCATTTTTGAACACCTGAATGTTGAGTATTCGAAAAAAATCTGGCAGAAGTGCATCGACTATCAGATTCCCCTGGTGTACGCTTCTTCAGCGGCTACCTACGGTTTGGGTGAGTTGGGGTATGATGACAACGAATCGCTGATCCCGCAGTTGAAACCGCTCAATCCGTACGGCGATTCGAAAAACGATTTCGATAAATGGGTACTGGAGCAGGAACGACACCCGTTTTTCTGGGCCGGGCTAAAGTTCTTCAACGTTTACGGTCCGAATGAGTACCACAAAGACCGGATGGCGTCGGTGATCTACCACGCGTTTTGTCAGGTCAGGGTGAAGGGGTCCATGAAGCTGTTCCGGTCACACAACCCTAATTTTGCGGATGGCGAACAGATGCGTGATTTTATTTACGTGAAGGATGTCGTGGACGTTTGCCTGTTTTTGATGCACCACCGCCGGAACTCCGGCATCTACAACCTCGGCAGCGGCAAAGCCCGCACGTTCCTCGATTTAGCCAATAACACGTTTCAGGCGATGGGGGTAACGCCCCAGATCGAATTCGTCGACACACCCGAAGACATTCGCGATAAATACCAGTACTATACGCAGGCTTCCATGAGCAAACTGCGGTCCATCGGCTACACGCAGCCGTTTCAATCGCTGGAAGAAGGCATCGCCGATTACGTGAAAAACTACCTCGTTCCGGGCAACTATCTGTAA
- a CDS encoding 6-pyruvoyl trahydropterin synthase family protein: MVYVSRKEHFNAAHRLFNPAWSDEKNREVFGACANVNGHGHNFELIVTVKGQPHPDTGFVIDLKVLGDLVKEEIIDKVDHKNLNIDVDFMQGKMASCEVFIVQIWKILERALAKISDARLHQIRLYETPKNYVDYYGE, encoded by the coding sequence ATGGTATACGTTAGCAGAAAAGAACACTTCAACGCGGCACACCGGCTTTTTAACCCGGCCTGGTCGGACGAAAAGAATAGAGAGGTATTTGGCGCCTGTGCCAATGTAAACGGCCACGGCCACAATTTCGAATTGATTGTCACCGTTAAAGGGCAACCTCATCCGGACACGGGTTTTGTGATCGACCTCAAAGTGCTGGGCGATCTGGTAAAAGAAGAAATCATTGATAAAGTCGACCATAAAAATTTGAACATAGATGTCGACTTCATGCAGGGCAAAATGGCCAGTTGCGAGGTGTTTATCGTTCAAATCTGGAAAATCCTGGAACGCGCCCTCGCCAAGATTTCCGACGCCCGGCTGCACCAGATCCGGCTCTACGAAACCCCCAAAAACTACGTAGACTACTACGGGGAATAA
- the lpxB gene encoding lipid-A-disaccharide synthase produces MMYYLIAGERSGDLHGGNLIKAIRRHDPDARFRAWGGEQMEEAGATLVRHYREMAFMGFLEVIQNLGTIRRNLRDCQKDLLETRPDVLILIDYAGFNLRMARFAKKHGIRVFYYISPKVWAWNQKRALKIKAVVDRMFVIFPFEVGFYDTFDYRVDYVGNPLMDAIAAFRPDPAFRQQYRLGDKPVIALLPGSRRQEVIQMLPAMLETVRHFPGYQFVVSGVSNLPESLYKTAMTTCPDLPVVVDDAYNLLAVADAALVTSGTATLETALLNTPEVVCYKTSWISFEVARRLIAVSYISLVNLILDREAVKELTQHLLTPENLVRELGKILPGGSDHARQQADYAELREKVGGPGASDRAGELMVQYLRA; encoded by the coding sequence ATGATGTATTACCTGATTGCCGGTGAACGCTCGGGCGACCTGCACGGCGGAAACCTGATCAAAGCCATCCGGCGGCACGACCCCGACGCCCGCTTTCGGGCCTGGGGAGGAGAGCAGATGGAGGAAGCCGGGGCCACGCTCGTGCGGCATTACCGCGAAATGGCGTTCATGGGCTTTCTGGAGGTCATTCAGAACCTGGGCACCATCCGGCGAAACCTGCGCGACTGTCAAAAGGATCTGCTTGAAACCCGGCCCGATGTGCTGATCCTGATCGACTACGCGGGTTTTAACCTGCGCATGGCCCGGTTTGCGAAAAAACACGGCATTCGGGTGTTCTACTACATCTCCCCCAAAGTCTGGGCCTGGAACCAGAAGAGAGCCCTGAAAATAAAAGCCGTGGTGGATCGCATGTTTGTGATTTTTCCGTTCGAGGTCGGGTTTTATGACACGTTTGATTACCGGGTCGATTACGTAGGCAATCCGTTGATGGACGCCATTGCTGCGTTCCGGCCCGACCCGGCTTTTCGTCAACAATACCGGCTGGGCGACAAACCCGTCATTGCACTCCTGCCGGGCAGCCGTCGGCAGGAAGTAATTCAAATGTTGCCGGCCATGCTCGAAACCGTCCGCCATTTTCCGGGCTATCAGTTTGTTGTTTCCGGCGTCAGCAACCTGCCGGAATCGCTCTATAAAACGGCCATGACCACCTGCCCCGATCTACCCGTGGTGGTCGACGACGCCTACAATCTGCTGGCCGTTGCCGATGCCGCCCTGGTCACCTCCGGAACGGCTACGCTGGAAACCGCCCTGCTGAATACGCCGGAAGTGGTTTGCTACAAAACGTCATGGATATCGTTTGAAGTCGCCCGGCGCCTGATTGCCGTTTCTTACATTTCGCTGGTCAATCTGATTCTGGACCGGGAAGCCGTTAAGGAATTGACGCAGCACCTGCTGACGCCGGAAAACCTCGTTCGGGAACTGGGCAAAATTCTGCCCGGAGGCTCCGACCACGCGCGTCAGCAGGCCGATTACGCCGAACTACGGGAAAAAGTGGGCGGGCCGGGCGCATCCGACCGGGCGGGCGAGCTGATGGTGCAGTACTTACGCGCCTGA
- a CDS encoding 1-acyl-sn-glycerol-3-phosphate acyltransferase, with product MFNAIARWLYKLAGWKLVGPVPTVPKALWVLAPHTTNWDFPVGLGGRATTGVRIQYLAKKELFTWYAGWLFRLLGGKPVDRSRSNNLVDAMADVLNQNDYLHVCILPEGTRSDVERLKTGFYYIALKAKVPLVLTGFDYPRKTIFLSEPLYVTGNFETDMRPIYEFFSQIQGKKKTWLKRYEQTGIIS from the coding sequence ATGTTCAATGCAATCGCCCGGTGGCTTTATAAACTGGCTGGCTGGAAACTCGTTGGACCCGTTCCGACGGTTCCGAAGGCCCTTTGGGTACTGGCTCCGCACACTACCAACTGGGATTTTCCGGTGGGGTTGGGGGGAAGGGCCACGACCGGCGTCCGGATTCAGTATTTAGCGAAGAAAGAACTCTTTACCTGGTACGCCGGTTGGCTTTTCCGGCTTCTGGGGGGCAAGCCGGTCGACCGCAGCCGATCCAACAACCTCGTCGATGCAATGGCCGATGTGCTTAATCAGAACGATTACCTGCACGTCTGCATCCTGCCCGAAGGCACGCGCTCAGACGTGGAGCGACTCAAAACCGGTTTCTACTATATTGCCCTCAAAGCCAAAGTGCCTCTGGTTCTGACGGGGTTTGATTACCCACGCAAGACGATTTTTTTGAGCGAACCCTTGTACGTTACCGGCAATTTTGAAACCGACATGCGTCCCATCTACGAGTTTTTTAGCCAGATCCAGGGCAAGAAAAAAACGTGGCTGAAACGATACGAACAAACGGGCATCATTTCCTGA
- a CDS encoding site-2 protease family protein, whose amino-acid sequence MNPQTRTYLIQASLFVLTLFSTTAAGAEWIYGRFFLDPEHGIGWPEFWDGLHYSIPFLAILTVHEFGHFFTARYHHVRVTLPYYIPLWFGIGQTLGTLGAFIRIQDFINSRKKFFDIGIAGPLAGFVLALVVLWYGFTHLPPPEFIFTIHPEYQQYGLAFGEHVYKNLPPDSVMSLGDNLIFWFFKTYVADPARLPHPYEMIHYPYLMAGYFALFFTALNLIPIGQLDGGHVLYSLIGRRAFRKVAPVLFVAFAFYAGLGFIKPTDFMVPKDRDFINELGYLGLYVLGLFTSFRSISENRMTTLTLALSVGAGQFLVSFFFPTVEGYPGFLLFVLILGRFLGVYHPETEDDQPLGTGRVILGWLALLIFVLCFSPKPFIFS is encoded by the coding sequence ATGAATCCACAAACGAGGACGTACCTCATTCAAGCTAGCCTTTTCGTCCTTACGCTGTTTTCGACGACCGCGGCTGGTGCGGAATGGATTTACGGTCGTTTTTTTCTGGACCCGGAACACGGTATCGGCTGGCCCGAATTCTGGGACGGGTTGCATTATTCCATCCCGTTTCTGGCAATTCTGACGGTGCACGAATTCGGGCATTTTTTTACGGCCCGCTACCATCACGTCCGGGTCACGTTGCCCTACTACATTCCGCTCTGGTTTGGCATCGGGCAAACGCTCGGTACCTTGGGGGCTTTCATCCGGATTCAGGATTTCATTAACAGCCGTAAAAAGTTTTTCGACATCGGGATTGCCGGTCCGCTGGCGGGATTTGTGCTGGCGCTGGTGGTGCTCTGGTACGGTTTTACGCACCTGCCGCCCCCGGAGTTTATCTTTACGATCCACCCCGAATACCAGCAATATGGTTTGGCGTTTGGTGAGCACGTTTACAAAAACCTGCCGCCCGATAGCGTCATGAGTCTGGGCGATAACCTGATCTTCTGGTTCTTTAAAACCTACGTTGCGGATCCGGCCCGGTTACCCCATCCTTACGAAATGATTCATTACCCGTATCTGATGGCGGGCTATTTTGCCTTATTTTTCACGGCGCTTAACCTAATTCCGATCGGACAACTGGACGGCGGCCACGTGCTTTACAGCCTGATCGGTCGGCGGGCTTTTCGGAAGGTTGCACCCGTGCTGTTTGTGGCTTTTGCGTTTTACGCCGGTCTGGGGTTCATTAAGCCAACGGATTTCATGGTTCCCAAAGACCGTGATTTCATTAATGAACTGGGCTATCTCGGTTTGTATGTGCTGGGGTTATTTACCAGTTTCCGGAGCATCAGCGAAAACCGGATGACCACGCTGACGCTGGCGCTGAGCGTCGGTGCCGGGCAGTTTCTGGTATCGTTCTTTTTCCCGACGGTGGAAGGCTATCCCGGATTCTTATTATTTGTTCTGATATTGGGGCGGTTTTTGGGGGTTTATCATCCCGAAACCGAAGATGATCAGCCGCTGGGTACCGGACGGGTTATTCTCGGCTGGCTCGCGCTGCTCATCTTTGTGCTCTGTTTCAGTCCGAAACCATTTATATTTTCCTAA
- a CDS encoding HAD family hydrolase — protein MAGVLKPGIKNIIFDLGDVIIPIDLRGPIRNFAVLSGLSEDEVEALWREHGLTLQYETGLIDDDGFRQHVRQLLKNDSWADEVIDTAWNTVLLDLPVERVQRIRELRGQYRLFLLSNTSAIHIAKVNKIFSEMGQPPLEDLFERVYYSYEVRLAKPSPEIYQYVLNTSGLQAEETLFLDDNPHNIRAAAELGIQAVQVQPPLTILDYLRDESTNEDVPHSS, from the coding sequence ATGGCAGGTGTTTTAAAACCCGGTATTAAAAACATCATTTTTGACCTCGGCGACGTCATCATCCCGATTGATCTGCGGGGGCCTATCCGAAATTTTGCCGTGCTTTCTGGCCTGAGTGAAGACGAAGTGGAAGCGCTCTGGCGCGAACACGGTCTGACGCTGCAGTACGAAACGGGGCTGATTGACGACGACGGTTTTCGGCAGCACGTTCGGCAGTTATTGAAAAATGATTCCTGGGCCGACGAGGTGATTGATACCGCCTGGAACACCGTCCTGCTCGATTTGCCTGTTGAACGGGTCCAGCGCATTCGGGAGCTTAGGGGCCAATACCGGCTGTTTCTGCTGAGCAACACCAGCGCTATTCACATTGCCAAGGTCAATAAAATATTTTCCGAAATGGGGCAGCCACCGCTCGAAGACCTGTTCGAGCGGGTGTATTATTCGTACGAGGTGAGGCTGGCCAAACCGTCGCCGGAGATTTACCAGTACGTGCTGAATACGTCGGGGCTGCAAGCGGAAGAGACCCTTTTTCTAGACGACAATCCGCATAACATCCGGGCGGCTGCCGAGTTAGGTATTCAGGCGGTGCAGGTACAACCGCCCCTGACGATTCTTGATTATCTTCGCGATGAATCCACAAACGAGGACGTACCTCATTCAAGCTAG